A genomic segment from Polyangium mundeleinium encodes:
- a CDS encoding four helix bundle protein produces the protein MLRIYEVVLAMAGDAAGIAEQIERRDSDLARQMRRATHSVALNVAEGMGNQGGTKRQRYASALGSAREVLACVQVAQAMRYIGSVDAQALDRMDHVIATLGRLVYRRAS, from the coding sequence ATGCTGAGGATTTACGAGGTCGTTCTGGCCATGGCGGGGGACGCGGCAGGCATTGCGGAGCAGATCGAACGGCGGGATTCGGATCTGGCTCGGCAAATGCGCAGGGCCACGCATAGCGTCGCGCTGAATGTGGCGGAGGGAATGGGCAATCAGGGCGGGACGAAACGGCAGCGCTACGCCTCCGCACTCGGCTCGGCAAGGGAAGTGCTCGCTTGCGTCCAGGTCGCCCAGGCCATGCGCTACATCGGCAGCGTCGACGCGCAGGCACTGGACCGAATGGACCACGTCATCGCCACCCTCGGCCGCCTCGTCTACCGCCGCGCATCGTGA
- a CDS encoding ATP-binding cassette domain-containing protein produces the protein MLSLHALRMAFSHGDATSLLEDVELHLGPGWAGIVGENGAGKTTLLRLLAGDLRPERGHVRRDPAEARVVLCPQTVDSLSDAILRFAEDLDGEAVALRGRLDLIVEDLERWPTLSPGERKRWQIGAALFEAPDILLLDEPANHLDVEARRLLVGALRRFDGLGLLVSHDRTLLDALTTTTLRIHQGHVHVYRGRYADARAAWEAEAAHAQGEREAAKGEEKRAARRLDQARREHAMVDAARSMKSQMKNKNDHDGRGMLRKIAIESAEKSAGRHVGVARADLARASAELARHRIEKEHGGEIYVGWERPTQPWPFLLDLPVLRAGEAELLHDVRLSVPRDGRIRIEGRNGAGKSTLLGALAAAARIPRDQVLYLPQDLPAEARRALLADVRAQSPEARGRTLALVAALGTDPEQILASAEPSPGESRKLAIALGLSRRAAALLLDEPENHLDLPSLERLERALEGYPGAIVMVSHDASFARRATRVVWRIEGGRVHESDVDTGAQPGRVDIVG, from the coding sequence ATGTTATCGCTTCATGCGCTTCGCATGGCGTTTTCCCATGGGGATGCCACGTCGCTGCTCGAAGACGTCGAGCTGCACCTCGGGCCCGGATGGGCCGGGATCGTCGGCGAAAACGGCGCCGGCAAGACCACGCTGCTCCGTCTGCTCGCAGGCGATTTGCGCCCCGAGCGCGGCCACGTGCGGCGTGATCCCGCCGAAGCACGCGTCGTGCTCTGCCCGCAGACCGTCGATTCCCTCTCCGATGCAATCCTCCGATTCGCCGAGGATCTCGACGGAGAAGCCGTCGCACTCCGCGGCAGGCTCGATCTCATCGTCGAAGACCTCGAGCGCTGGCCCACGCTCTCCCCCGGCGAGCGGAAGCGTTGGCAAATCGGCGCCGCGCTCTTCGAAGCGCCCGACATCCTGCTGCTCGACGAGCCCGCAAACCACCTCGACGTCGAAGCGCGGCGGCTCCTCGTCGGCGCCCTCCGTCGTTTCGACGGCCTCGGGCTCTTGGTGTCGCACGATCGAACGCTGCTCGACGCACTCACCACGACGACGCTGCGCATTCACCAAGGTCACGTGCACGTCTACCGCGGTCGTTATGCCGACGCACGCGCAGCGTGGGAAGCCGAAGCCGCCCACGCCCAGGGCGAGCGCGAAGCCGCCAAAGGCGAGGAGAAGCGCGCCGCGCGCAGGCTCGACCAAGCGAGGCGCGAGCACGCAATGGTCGACGCGGCGCGAAGCATGAAGAGCCAGATGAAAAACAAGAACGATCACGACGGCCGGGGCATGCTCCGAAAAATCGCGATCGAATCCGCAGAAAAAAGCGCCGGGCGCCACGTCGGCGTGGCACGCGCCGATCTCGCGCGCGCCAGCGCCGAGCTCGCACGTCACCGCATCGAAAAGGAGCACGGCGGCGAAATCTACGTCGGCTGGGAGCGGCCAACCCAGCCCTGGCCCTTCCTCCTGGATCTGCCCGTCCTGCGCGCAGGCGAAGCGGAGCTACTCCACGACGTGCGTCTCTCCGTCCCCCGCGACGGTCGCATCCGCATCGAAGGCCGCAACGGCGCAGGCAAAAGCACATTGCTCGGCGCCCTCGCCGCCGCCGCGCGTATCCCCCGGGACCAGGTGCTCTATCTGCCGCAGGACCTCCCCGCAGAAGCCCGGCGCGCCCTGCTCGCGGACGTTCGCGCCCAGAGCCCCGAGGCCCGCGGGCGCACCCTCGCCCTCGTCGCCGCATTGGGCACGGACCCCGAGCAAATCCTGGCCTCCGCCGAGCCCTCCCCCGGCGAATCCCGCAAGCTCGCCATCGCCCTCGGTCTCAGCCGAAGAGCCGCCGCCCTCCTCCTCGACGAGCCCGAAAACCACCTCGACTTGCCCTCCCTCGAACGTCTCGAACGAGCCCTGGAAGGGTATCCCGGGGCCATCGTGATGGTCAGCCACGATGCCTCGTTCGCCCGACGCGCGACGCGTGTGGTGTGGCGGATCGAGGGAGGTCGCGTCCACGAGAGCGACGTCGACACCGGGGCGCAGCCGGGGCGGGTCGATATCGTCGGGTAG
- a CDS encoding fibro-slime domain-containing protein: protein MLLRQAALTLTFTSSLLLIGAAMGCSGGSGDSSGSAAGGQGAGSSSSLSGSGGQGGLGGMGGQGGDGGIVFVGSGGSGGGGGAGGNCTPELVGIVRDFKGYPNGHPDFEHFGGDGLKGLVKFDLGPDKKPVYAPDGPTAHTTGAAEFDQWYRDVEGVNMPMPFKVTLTEDPATGIATFESTAFFPIDNQLFGNEGFDHNYGFTYELHMTFKYKGGETFAFSGDDDLWVFVNNRLAIDLGGLHPPQTDTLNLDAKAAELGIVPGGEYALDFFHAERHSTGSNFKVQSTLSFTNCDPIIIPK from the coding sequence ATGCTTTTACGACAGGCGGCCCTGACCCTCACCTTCACCTCGTCGCTCCTGCTGATCGGCGCCGCGATGGGCTGCAGCGGCGGCAGCGGCGACAGCAGCGGCAGCGCGGCCGGCGGCCAGGGCGCTGGCAGTTCTTCCTCTCTGAGTGGCTCGGGAGGCCAGGGAGGCCTCGGCGGCATGGGCGGCCAGGGCGGTGACGGTGGCATCGTGTTCGTCGGCTCCGGCGGCTCGGGCGGCGGCGGCGGCGCGGGCGGCAACTGCACGCCGGAGCTCGTCGGCATCGTACGCGATTTCAAGGGGTATCCGAATGGCCACCCTGATTTCGAGCATTTCGGCGGCGACGGCCTGAAGGGCCTCGTGAAGTTCGATCTCGGCCCCGACAAGAAGCCCGTCTACGCGCCCGACGGCCCCACCGCGCACACGACCGGCGCTGCGGAGTTCGACCAGTGGTACCGCGACGTCGAAGGCGTGAACATGCCGATGCCGTTCAAAGTCACGTTGACCGAGGACCCGGCGACCGGGATTGCCACCTTCGAGAGCACCGCGTTTTTCCCGATCGACAATCAGCTCTTCGGCAACGAGGGCTTCGACCACAACTACGGGTTCACGTACGAGCTCCACATGACGTTCAAGTACAAGGGCGGCGAGACGTTCGCGTTCAGCGGCGACGACGACCTTTGGGTCTTCGTGAACAACCGCCTCGCCATCGATCTCGGCGGCCTGCACCCGCCGCAGACCGACACGCTGAACCTCGACGCGAAGGCCGCCGAGCTCGGGATCGTGCCCGGCGGCGAGTATGCGCTCGACTTCTTCCACGCCGAGCGGCACAGCACGGGGTCGAACTTCAAGGTGCAATCGACCCTGAGCTTCACGAACTGCGATCCGATCATCATTCCGAAGTAG
- a CDS encoding STAS/SEC14 domain-containing protein: protein MTDDERGRTLVFGPHHARLYPPDVVRVFWIGTMTAEDIETLYTWTDEVVPARVRHFVIADMSRLQTMTAAARKAAATDPRAQRVAGLTVLGANFHMRVLMGMFVKALGLFYRGWTFRMEFFERDAEALAWVEAERAEHAPTSE, encoded by the coding sequence ATGACGGATGACGAACGAGGTCGAACCCTCGTATTTGGCCCCCATCACGCGCGGCTCTATCCCCCCGACGTCGTCCGCGTCTTCTGGATCGGCACGATGACGGCCGAGGACATCGAGACCCTCTACACGTGGACGGACGAGGTGGTCCCGGCGCGCGTGCGCCATTTCGTGATCGCCGACATGTCGCGCCTCCAGACGATGACGGCGGCCGCGCGCAAGGCTGCGGCGACGGATCCGCGGGCGCAACGCGTCGCGGGTCTCACCGTCCTCGGCGCGAACTTCCACATGCGCGTGCTCATGGGGATGTTCGTCAAGGCCCTCGGGCTCTTTTATCGCGGCTGGACCTTCCGGATGGAGTTTTTCGAGCGCGACGCCGAGGCGCTTGCCTGGGTGGAGGCCGAGCGCGCCGAGCACGCGCCTACTTCGGAATGA